A region of the Lycium barbarum isolate Lr01 chromosome 1, ASM1917538v2, whole genome shotgun sequence genome:
TTTCCATGTAAGCATCAACATAAGCTTCCGCCTAGGTGGCATGATGATGTGGCGGGTCATCACAAATGGTAGATGAATTATTATTGCAAAAAGTGTTTTTGGCAATAATTTGTTTTTGTTATTGCATAAACTTTTTCCTGCGGCTGTTATTACAACGATgtgcaataattttttttttattttgttatcaaaagtacttttttgcaACAATAGTTAATAccatatgacaacaaaattaaattttttgcAACAAAAAATGACTTTtaccaactatattatttttattGCCAAAAAAAACAGTTGCAAGttttatactttcttgtagtgaagTATCACCACACACACAGCGCGAGCACACACTACATTCGTTATAATCTTTGAATGTTATCTATTGGCCTAGAGTTTTATGTTAATTTTTATTTCAAGCTCAATCCATAGAAATATGATAACCGCCACTCCGTGGTCTGATCTCCTATAatttactactattaagaagagtgagttagaatcactttctcgtcgtccgtcccaatttaataaaaataaatgtgggccccatatatattaaaccccatatatattaaaccccatatatattaaaaaacaacaactaatattaaaaaaaattgtgggccccataattctaatatatatatatatatatatatccgttccaatttaatcaaaaaacaattgtgggccccatatatattaaacaacaattaatattaaaaaaatagtgcaaattaataatgtcaaaaaaaaagtgtcccccatattaaaaaatcaaacaatattcatgtaatttccaaagtatctcattaagtcaataatgatggattcattgccacgtgcgtattcgtagcaaacactaatataataaagttttaaatacggagcacaaactacaatgttatattaatcgtgttttgaacatagcatCCCACATtgacaaaattaagcaatatatatatataaaaaaaagtgaatcccatattaaaaaaacaaaaaaaattgtgggctccatatatattaaataacaactaatattaaaaaaatagtgcaaattaataatgtgcAAAAAAAAGTtccccccatattaaaaaatcaaaaaatattcatgtaatttccaaagtatctcattaagtcaataatgatggattcattgccacgtgcgtattcgtagcaaacactaatataataaagttttaaatacggagcacaaactacaatgttatattaatcatgttttgaacatagtatcccatattgacaaaatcaagcaatatatatatatatatatatatatatatatatatatatataaaaagtgaatctcatattaaaaaaacaaacaatgtcaaaacaaaaagtgcaaaaacaaaattgtgggccccataattctaatatatatatatatatatatatatatatatatatatatatatatgcataaaaatagtgcaaattaataatgtccaaaaataaagtgcaccccatattaaatatatatatatatatatatatatatatatatatatatatatatatatatatatatatatatatatatatatatatatatatatatatatatatatatatatatatatatatatatatatgcataaaaatagtgcaaattaataatgttaaaaaaaaaagtgcaccccgtattaaaaaatcaaacaatattcatgtaattttcaaagtatctcattaagtcaataatgatggattcattgccacgtgcatattcgtagcaaacactaatataataaagttttaaatagggagcacaaaaaaaaagtggaacccaccatctccaaactcactgtaaaaaaaaagtggaccccatattaacaaaattaagcaatataaaaaaaaaagtgaatcccacattaaaaaaaagtgcagactttatattcgtagtaaacactaatatactaaagttttagatacggagtacaaactacgatgttatattaatcgtgttttgaacatagtgtatatatatatatatatatatatatatatatatatatatatatatatgcataaaaatagtgcaaattaataatgtcaaaaaaaaagtgcaccccatattaaatatatatatatatatatatatgcataaaaatagtgcaaattaataatgttaaaaaaaaaagtgcaccctgtattaaaaaatcaaacaatattcatgtaattttcaaagtatctcattaagtcaataatgatggattcattgccacgtgcgtattaatagcaaatactaatataataaagtgttaaatacggaacacaaaaaacaaaaaagtggaacccaccatctccaaactcactgtaaaaaaaagtggaccccatattaacaaaatcaagcaatataaaaaaaaaaaaaaaactggaaccccatattaaaaaaaaataatgtaaaaaaaaagtgcagactttgtattcgtagtaaacactaatatactaaagttttagatacggagcacaaactacgatgttatattaatcgtgttttgaacatagtatatatatatatatatatatatatatatggtttgactactgaactttttgaagaaaagcaatttcatttgctcccactaatggattgatacgcacgtggcaatgaatctatcattattgacttaatgagatactttgaaaattacatgaatattgtttgattttgtaatatggagtgcacttttgttttttgaacattattaatttgcactattttcatatatatatatatatatatatatatatatatatatatatagcttggACGATACTCAAATGGAAAAACCGTTTATAGATGCCTATCATACAAACTACTGCAGTCCTGTATTACTCAACCAGTGAAGCTACGAATAGAACAATACTACAACAAAGGATCAAGCTATTAAATTTATCTTGTTCATTTAGCTAGAAATTTATAAATGAATAAATATGCCTCAATCTGAAATTAGTTTAGCTTGTCTGTATAAATCCTCTATAGTCATTCCCAATTCAAGATTTAGAAAATTGATTATCTTTTCATACTGAGTGTTAACCTACTGCAACATGCCAAGAACCTAGGAACAGTTGCAAGCGCATCTTTCATTTCCGGTCTCCTTCCACACACAGATGTAAATCCCCCAAGGGGTATATAATCCACTACAAAATATTGCAGCTAACTGCTGAGCATCTACCAAATTCTGATCGTCTATATCAGACGCTACGTCAAAACTTATAAAATCATCAGCACATAAACTACTGGAATCACTCACCACTGACAGGGAACATGAACTATCAAGAATTTGATCACCATCTAATGATAagatctcatcatgctcatttttTTTAAACAGGTAACATTCTCATCATCCTCATTTTCATTTTCAGATATCATATGTGGCCTATTTTCTTCAGGTACAGTAATGATACTAACTCCTTTCTTTGAATCAGCACATTTGCAATCATCATTACCATACTATAAATAAGTAATTTTCAAATAAGTAGAATTTTAGTGGACTTACTTTGTATATATGACAATGATTTGTCGACATTTGTTTCCATGGACACTAGCAATCTTTATTGCACCACAACTCACGACAACAGCAAGTATGTCTGTTTGTAGGGGTGCCGTGAATACTATTTCATGAAACGACATATAAGTATACTTTAAAATACACAGTGAAGTACTCCTTGCCGTGGCTCTTGGTCCAGGTTCGATAAAGATACTGTGTTTAATCTTGTTGGAGTAGGCAATGGTGGATCCTCTACATTGTCTCCCTTTACTTGTTCAATAACAGTAAATCTATCTAGAACCCATTCAAACTTATTGATAGGAATTCCATAGGGTAGAGGTGGTCTAACTTTTGCAGTTGATATCAAATATGTGTTGAAGGGAGTGAACTTCTTTTCATATTTTCCTATGTCATCTCCATACAAAACAACTGCAACTTGTTCTTCCTGTATTTACAAAAAATAATCAGTTAAATAGATATTAAAGCTCCATGGTAACACATAAGAGGTAAACATCTAATAAAATGAATTGATTATTTAAAATTCACAGAGCATGTGGGCACCACAACTGCAGTTCAGATCAGAAGCCATACTCAGAAGTTTTTCTCAAAGGTTCACTTCTCTTATCCCATTTATCTATATGCCGCCTTCTAAAGTAAGTCATATTGTTTATGACTGTAAAGGCATATTGTTTATGACTGTAAAGGCATCTATCCAGTCATTAATAAGAGTCAAATCTGTTTCCTATTGGTTATTGATGTTCAACGTTTTCTTGTGATTCAAGCTTCGTGAAATCCATTAAGATTTTTTCTCTTCAACCTAAAAGAAAGATGATGCATCCTTATCCACCGATTAGGCACGGTAGATTCGAATGGGCAATATAGTTGGAATAAAATTATAGGAAACATGCTAATAACAGCAAACTTGACACAAGAAAGGTTTTATGTTCCACAACACAAAATATTCACAATAGCATAAGAAAAATAGCTTTGGAGTGGTAAAAACACCAACAAAAGAAAGATTATTAATAAGGGCTCTGCAAATCtatacttatatgaaatttaattattactaatATAAATTATATTTCTTAATATCCATGCTTAGTTAAACTTTTTTATGGAAAACAATAAGATGAAATAATTTTTAACAATTCAAGGGTAAGGAGAGATGTATATATAACAAATAAGTAAATAGATTGTCACCGAACAAACTTCATCTTCTAAAGTACTCCAAAGAAAATCATATAAATCTGAAACACAAAACAATCTTCATAATAATTATCTAGTTCATGATTAAACACTATGAATACCCACGATATATGAAGAAACACTCTCTAATTCTAATGTGAAATAAATACCAAATCTAACATCAAAACGTATTGCAAATACTATAGATTAAAATAAGAAAGAAATTATAAATTATTGGAAAGATTACCGTCTCATCTTGCGCAATCATGACTTGAAATCGTATCCGCCCATCTTTACTTTGTCTTGCTCTAGCTTTTTCAATTAGTTGTACTTTGCATGTCCACTCTCTTGTTTCCGGAGTTATTTCAGTAATATTAAGTCTATATTCCATATTTTGTAGTAGATACTGTAAAACGGGGAAAAGCAAAAAGAAGATATGGTTAGTATACTGAGTGATAAAGTaaataatgaaaaataaaatgGAGAAAGAATAAAACAGTACTTGGTCATGCTATATTATTTTTGCAGAATTGTTTTTTGAATGATTTCATCATAAACTACATTATATGTCGAGCGATCATCATGATCAATTGCTATTGGGGGCTGAATTAGCATTTTTATACCCATCAGATATCAAGAAACACTCTCTAATTTGCAAGCGAAAGAAACACCAAATCTAACATTAAAACGTATTGAAAAACACAAACATATAACAAATGGCCAATAAAACAAAATACAAACAGTAATTAGAGTTCATAGATCGTAAgtaaagttgtagaaacaaattAAAATCATACCAGAGGTACAAGAAAACACCTCTGTTTCAGATTATGATGGGGGTTTGTCTACTCTCTAAGGTTAATTTCGATCCTATTGTCTGGAAACATTAATTATATTCGccatgtcacaccccatttttaaccctggagagttaaagttagaagtatgatgtattggagattcctgttttttgtttatgttaaaggagtcgccacctaattatttatggtgaattaggacacctaaagtttattaaagttatgtttaaagttaactctgtttaaggtctgcgaaacttaagattctaggtgagggttcaattagtctaaagggaaggtattaggcatcctttaagacccattaacaatggttaaccgaccggactaaaatttaattaggctaagtgtaaatatagtattatagaaaaagaaagtagtttTGTAAATATAGCTAAAATTACAGATAGATATATAAGAATATTGTTTAAA
Encoded here:
- the LOC132613716 gene encoding uncharacterized protein LOC132613716, giving the protein MEYRLNITEITPETREWTCKVQLIEKARARQSKDGRIRFQVMIAQDETEEQVAVVLYGDDIGKYEKKFTPFNTYLISTAKVRPPLPYGIPINKFEWVLDRFTVIEQVKGDNVEDPPLPTPTRLNTVSLSNLDQEPRQGVLHCYGNDDCKCADSKKGVSIITVPEENRPHMISENENEDDENVTLVSDSSSLCADDFISFDVASDIDDQNLVDAQQLAAIFCSGLYTPWGIYICVWKETGNERCACNCS